The following proteins are co-located in the Thermus thermophilus HB8 genome:
- a CDS encoding TrkH family potassium uptake protein: MRSWLPSSRSKGALEALLYLLGLTFRGFAFVHLGFAALALVLGEEAWGFLGAAALGFALGYLGTFRGRPKAQPQRAEVFAGVALLWLLVPVLGAVPYWISGGLAFLDALFESMSGYTATGATVLQDFSLSRSLFLYRGFTQWMGGIGIVVLFLAVFPQLHVAGRQAFFAESTGVEKERLTPRIRQTAQAVLLLYLALTGAAALGYALAGVPLFEAVANALATVPAGGFSPNPQSFAGYPPLAQWLGVAFMFLAGVNFLLQYRLFFRGEVGPLLRDAEFRAYVLVVLAAGLALSGYLYTHHTYDLEASLRHAFFQVISILTGTGFASVDFAQWVVPAQAILVLLMFVGGSAGSAAGGIKLVRWLVLFGFLRREITRTLHPQAVLPLRLGGRVLSEEVLRQVSVFILLYTLLFVLGAVALAFLEKDFVVAFTASAQAIGNIGPGLGEVGPMGSYAGLHPLSKLLLVGLMWAGRIEVVPVVLLLTPELWRRLR, translated from the coding sequence ATGAGGTCCTGGCTCCCTTCTTCCCGGAGTAAGGGGGCCCTGGAGGCCCTCCTCTACCTCCTCGGCCTCACCTTCCGGGGCTTCGCCTTCGTCCACCTGGGCTTCGCCGCCTTGGCCCTGGTCCTGGGGGAGGAGGCCTGGGGCTTCCTGGGGGCGGCGGCCTTGGGGTTTGCCCTGGGGTACCTCGGTACCTTCCGGGGCAGGCCCAAGGCCCAGCCCCAGCGGGCCGAGGTCTTCGCCGGGGTGGCCCTCCTTTGGCTTCTTGTCCCGGTGCTCGGGGCGGTGCCCTACTGGATCTCGGGGGGGCTTGCCTTCCTGGACGCCCTCTTTGAGTCCATGTCGGGGTACACCGCCACCGGGGCCACGGTTCTGCAGGACTTCTCCTTAAGCCGAAGCCTCTTCCTCTACCGGGGCTTCACCCAGTGGATGGGGGGGATCGGGATCGTGGTGCTTTTCCTCGCGGTCTTCCCCCAGCTCCACGTGGCGGGGCGCCAGGCCTTCTTCGCCGAGAGCACCGGGGTGGAGAAGGAGCGCCTCACCCCGAGGATCCGCCAGACGGCCCAGGCGGTCCTCCTCCTCTACCTGGCCCTCACCGGGGCCGCCGCCTTGGGGTACGCCCTCGCCGGGGTGCCCCTCTTTGAGGCGGTGGCCAACGCCTTGGCCACGGTCCCCGCCGGGGGGTTCAGCCCCAACCCCCAGAGCTTCGCCGGTTACCCGCCCCTCGCCCAGTGGCTCGGGGTGGCCTTCATGTTCCTCGCCGGGGTGAACTTCCTCCTGCAGTACCGCCTCTTCTTCCGGGGCGAGGTGGGGCCCCTTCTTCGGGACGCCGAGTTTCGCGCCTACGTCCTCGTGGTCCTGGCCGCGGGCCTCGCGCTTTCCGGCTACCTCTACACCCACCACACCTACGACCTCGAGGCCAGCCTCCGCCACGCCTTCTTCCAGGTGATCTCCATCCTCACCGGCACGGGCTTCGCCAGCGTGGACTTCGCGCAGTGGGTGGTCCCGGCCCAGGCCATCCTGGTCCTCCTCATGTTCGTGGGGGGAAGCGCGGGCTCGGCGGCGGGGGGGATCAAGTTGGTGCGCTGGCTCGTCCTCTTCGGCTTCCTCCGCCGGGAGATCACCCGCACCCTCCACCCCCAGGCGGTCCTCCCCTTGCGCCTGGGGGGGCGGGTGCTCTCGGAGGAGGTCCTGCGGCAGGTCTCCGTCTTCATCCTCCTCTACACCCTCCTCTTCGTCCTGGGGGCCGTGGCCCTGGCCTTTTTGGAAAAGGACTTTGTCGTGGCCTTCACCGCCAGCGCCCAGGCCATCGGCAACATCGGCCCCGGCCTCGGCGAGGTGGGGCCCATGGGCTCCTACGCGGGGCTTCACCCCCTCTCCAAGCTCCTCCTCGTGGGGCTCATGTGGGCGGGGCGGATTGAGGTGGTGCCCGTGGTCCTCCTCCTGACCCCGGAGCTTTGGCGCAGGCTCCGCTGA
- the trkA gene encoding Trk system potassium transporter TrkA codes for MYIVIAGGGEMGGELARALEKTHDVVVIDRNPQARERFASLDVKVVVGGATDPDTLREAGVDRADLFVASTDSDEINLLASLLAKGLGAKEAFCFVGKGGYVEVLTDPRTAEILGTRIDRVLWPQRAMAREIVEVILVPWAVDTEVLAGGRLRFVEYRVKEGGEYVHRLLSGEKWPEGVLLAGVVREGTFLSFAHPEFPELILEPGDKLLFVATQKAFSELAAYFTEGPGVRRVMVIGGGNVGFMVAQGLLKRRVEVVIVERNAERCQWLSEELPGALVIQGDGTDIELLEAEGMAEADAVVAVTDHDEKNLLASLLAKQMGVRKVITRVSRSETRRLFEQVGIDLALTPRQAAVREVLDWIGPENVEHIATLDESIEVLEVLVSEGAAPKALRDLVRPDAVPVALERDHRIFLYEEGLGLLPGDRLYLVAAREVADEVLAPFFPE; via the coding sequence ATGTACATCGTCATCGCTGGGGGCGGGGAGATGGGCGGGGAGCTCGCCCGCGCCCTGGAGAAGACCCACGACGTGGTGGTCATTGACCGCAACCCCCAGGCGCGGGAGCGCTTCGCCTCCTTGGACGTCAAGGTGGTGGTGGGGGGGGCCACGGACCCCGACACCTTGAGGGAAGCCGGGGTGGACCGGGCGGACCTCTTCGTCGCCAGCACCGACTCCGACGAGATCAACCTCCTGGCGAGCCTCCTGGCCAAGGGCCTCGGGGCCAAGGAGGCCTTCTGCTTCGTGGGCAAGGGAGGGTACGTGGAGGTCCTCACCGACCCCCGCACCGCCGAGATCCTCGGCACCCGCATTGACCGGGTCCTCTGGCCCCAGCGGGCCATGGCCCGGGAGATCGTGGAGGTCATCCTGGTCCCCTGGGCGGTGGACACCGAGGTGCTGGCCGGGGGAAGGCTCCGCTTCGTGGAGTACCGGGTGAAGGAGGGGGGGGAGTACGTCCACCGCCTCCTCTCCGGGGAGAAGTGGCCCGAAGGGGTCCTCCTCGCCGGGGTGGTGCGGGAGGGGACCTTCCTGAGCTTCGCCCACCCCGAGTTTCCCGAGCTCATCCTGGAGCCCGGGGACAAGCTTCTCTTCGTAGCCACCCAGAAGGCCTTTTCCGAGCTCGCCGCCTACTTCACCGAGGGCCCTGGGGTCCGCCGGGTGATGGTCATCGGGGGCGGGAACGTGGGGTTCATGGTGGCCCAGGGGCTCCTCAAGCGCCGGGTGGAGGTGGTCATCGTGGAGCGGAACGCCGAGCGGTGCCAGTGGCTCTCTGAAGAGCTCCCCGGGGCTTTGGTCATCCAGGGGGACGGGACGGACATTGAGCTTCTGGAGGCCGAAGGGATGGCGGAGGCGGACGCGGTGGTGGCGGTGACGGACCACGACGAGAAGAACCTTCTCGCCTCCCTCCTCGCCAAGCAGATGGGGGTGCGGAAGGTGATCACCCGGGTCTCCCGCTCCGAGACCCGGAGGCTCTTTGAGCAGGTGGGCATTGACCTCGCCCTCACCCCCAGGCAGGCGGCCGTGCGGGAGGTGCTGGACTGGATCGGCCCGGAGAACGTGGAGCACATCGCCACTTTGGACGAGAGCATTGAGGTGCTGGAGGTCCTGGTCTCGGAGGGCGCGGCCCCCAAGGCCTTGAGGGACCTGGTCCGGCCCGACGCCGTCCCCGTGGCCCTGGAGCGGGACCACCGGATCTTCCTCTACGAGGAGGGGCTGGGGCTTCTCCCCGGGGACAGGCTCTACCTGGTGGCGGCCCGCGAGGTGGCCGATGAGGTCCTGGCTCCCTTCTTCCCGGAGTAA
- the rimO gene encoding 30S ribosomal protein S12 methylthiotransferase RimO, with translation MAKIGFVSLGCPKALVDSEQILSRLKALGYETSPSYEEAELVIVNTCGFINEAVEESLEVIGEALKENGKVVVTGCLGARPEKIRERHPQVLAITGPGEVERVLEAVQVVLPAPRDPFLDLIPPQVKLTPRHYAYVKLSEGCDHRCSFCIIPKLRGRLRSRDAADVLAEAARLVATGTKELLLVAQDLSAYGVDLGHRESLWGDRPVRAELKDLLAHMAELGAWIRLHYVYPYPHVKDLLPLMAEGKVLPYLDVPLQHASPRILRLMRRPGGYESHLKALKAWREVVPELALRSTFIVGFPGETEEDFQILLDFLEEAELDRVGVFAYSPVEGAEANRLPDPVPEEVKEERKARLLELQARVSLRKNQRFVGKTLEVLVDELPEPGLAVGRTYRDSPGIDGVVYVETDGTVRVGERIPVRILRADTYDLHGVQA, from the coding sequence ATGGCGAAGATCGGTTTTGTCAGCTTGGGCTGCCCCAAAGCCCTGGTGGACTCGGAGCAGATCCTTTCCCGGCTCAAGGCCCTGGGGTACGAGACGAGCCCCAGCTACGAGGAGGCGGAGCTCGTCATCGTCAACACCTGCGGCTTCATCAACGAGGCGGTGGAGGAGAGCCTCGAGGTCATCGGCGAGGCCCTCAAGGAAAACGGCAAGGTGGTGGTCACGGGCTGCCTGGGGGCGCGCCCCGAGAAGATCCGGGAGCGCCACCCCCAGGTGCTCGCCATCACGGGCCCGGGGGAGGTGGAAAGGGTTCTGGAGGCGGTGCAGGTGGTGCTTCCCGCGCCCCGGGACCCCTTTTTGGACCTCATCCCTCCCCAGGTCAAGCTCACCCCGAGGCACTACGCCTACGTGAAGCTCTCCGAGGGGTGCGACCACCGGTGCAGCTTCTGCATCATCCCTAAGCTGCGGGGAAGGCTCCGCTCCCGGGACGCCGCCGACGTGCTCGCCGAGGCGGCGAGGCTCGTGGCCACGGGGACGAAGGAGCTCCTCCTCGTGGCCCAGGACCTCTCGGCCTACGGGGTGGACCTGGGGCACCGGGAGAGCCTCTGGGGGGACCGGCCCGTGCGGGCGGAGCTTAAGGACCTCCTCGCCCACATGGCCGAGCTCGGCGCCTGGATCCGCCTCCACTACGTCTACCCCTACCCCCATGTCAAGGACCTCCTCCCCCTCATGGCCGAGGGGAAGGTCCTGCCCTACCTGGACGTTCCCCTCCAGCACGCCTCCCCCCGGATCCTCCGCCTCATGCGCCGCCCCGGGGGGTACGAGAGCCACCTCAAGGCCCTCAAGGCCTGGCGGGAGGTGGTGCCCGAGCTCGCCCTCCGCTCCACCTTCATCGTGGGCTTCCCCGGGGAGACGGAGGAGGACTTCCAGATCCTCCTGGACTTCCTGGAGGAGGCGGAGCTGGACCGGGTGGGGGTCTTCGCCTACTCCCCGGTGGAGGGGGCGGAGGCGAACCGCCTTCCGGACCCCGTGCCCGAGGAGGTGAAGGAGGAGCGCAAGGCGAGGCTTTTGGAGCTGCAGGCCCGGGTGAGCCTCAGGAAGAACCAGCGTTTCGTGGGCAAGACCCTGGAGGTCCTGGTGGACGAGCTGCCCGAGCCCGGCCTCGCCGTGGGCCGGACCTACCGCGACTCCCCCGGCATAGACGGGGTGGTCTACGTGGAGACGGACGGCACCGTGCGGGTAGGGGAGAGGATCCCCGTGCGCATCCTTCGGGCGGACACCTACGACCTCCACGGGGTCCAGGCGTAG
- a CDS encoding RodZ domain-containing protein, producing the protein MCELGEKLREARERRGLSLGEAARQLALKAEVLEALEECRFERLPEPALARGYLRRYALLLGLDPGPLLALYPSAPSLPPPAPPRPRRALWPWLLALALLGGLLYAGFLLWPRPPEKVVELPPPPPPEAPSRYTLRVQSDPPGARVYLDGFYLGQTPLETPPLEGGERVLRLERPGYAPLERRILLDRNLSLSLALTPEKPPPQEAAEEAPANKLVLKVEGRSWLRVTRDGERLYEGIPEVGSELVFDLPVEVRSGNPGAVRVILGGKDLGPMGEPGIPVTRRYP; encoded by the coding sequence GTGTGCGAGCTCGGCGAGAAGCTGAGGGAGGCGCGGGAGCGTCGGGGGCTTTCCCTGGGAGAGGCGGCGCGGCAGCTCGCCTTGAAGGCGGAGGTCCTCGAGGCCCTGGAGGAGTGCCGCTTTGAGCGGCTTCCCGAGCCGGCCCTGGCCCGGGGGTACCTCCGGCGCTACGCCCTCCTTCTGGGCCTGGACCCGGGGCCCCTCCTCGCCCTCTACCCGAGCGCGCCCTCCCTCCCGCCCCCCGCCCCGCCCCGCCCCCGCCGGGCCCTCTGGCCCTGGCTCCTGGCCCTCGCCCTCCTCGGCGGCCTCCTCTACGCGGGGTTCCTCCTCTGGCCCCGGCCTCCGGAGAAGGTGGTGGAGCTTCCCCCGCCGCCCCCGCCCGAGGCCCCGAGCCGCTACACCCTCCGGGTCCAGAGCGACCCCCCGGGAGCCCGGGTTTACTTGGACGGCTTCTATCTTGGACAGACGCCCTTGGAGACCCCGCCCCTGGAAGGGGGGGAGCGGGTCCTGCGCCTGGAACGCCCCGGCTACGCCCCCTTGGAGCGCAGGATCCTCCTGGACCGGAACCTGAGCCTAAGCCTCGCCCTCACCCCCGAGAAGCCGCCCCCCCAGGAGGCGGCGGAGGAGGCCCCCGCGAACAAGCTCGTCCTGAAGGTGGAGGGGCGGAGTTGGCTCAGGGTCACCCGGGACGGGGAGCGCCTCTACGAGGGGATCCCGGAGGTGGGGTCGGAGCTCGTCTTTGACCTCCCCGTGGAGGTGCGCTCGGGCAACCCGGGGGCGGTGCGGGTCATCCTCGGGGGGAAGGACCTCGGGCCCATGGGCGAGCCCGGCATCCCCGTCACCCGGCGCTACCCCTGA
- a CDS encoding pseudouridine-5'-phosphate glycosidase — MREARVALESAVLTHGLPYPLNLEVALALEEAVREEGATPKTIALVRGEVRVGLSREEMEALAAGGAEKASLWNLAALLAQGRSAGTTVAATVHLAHLHGIPVFATGGIGGVHPEPYDESADLVALSRTPILVVSSGPKAILDLRATLERLETLGVSVVGYRTDRLPAFFSPDSPFPVPARVDTPMEAARVYLRARALGLGGVLLVNPVSQGLPYERVALWVEEAGRMAAREGVFGKALTPYLLRKLSELSSGETDRVNRRLLLENARLAARVALALAGLE, encoded by the coding sequence ATGCGCGAAGCCCGGGTGGCTTTGGAGTCCGCGGTCCTGACCCACGGCCTCCCTTACCCCTTGAACCTGGAGGTGGCCCTGGCCCTGGAGGAGGCGGTGCGGGAGGAGGGGGCCACCCCCAAGACCATCGCCCTGGTGCGGGGGGAGGTGCGGGTGGGCCTTTCCCGCGAGGAGATGGAGGCCTTGGCGGCGGGCGGGGCGGAGAAGGCGAGCCTTTGGAACCTCGCGGCCCTCCTTGCCCAGGGAAGGAGCGCCGGGACCACGGTGGCGGCCACGGTCCACCTGGCCCACCTCCACGGCATCCCCGTTTTCGCCACCGGGGGGATCGGGGGGGTCCACCCCGAGCCCTACGACGAGAGCGCCGACCTCGTCGCCCTCTCCCGCACCCCCATCCTGGTGGTCTCCTCTGGCCCCAAGGCCATCCTGGACCTCAGGGCCACCCTGGAGCGCCTGGAGACTTTGGGGGTGAGCGTGGTGGGCTACCGGACGGACCGCCTCCCCGCCTTCTTCTCCCCGGACTCCCCCTTCCCCGTCCCCGCCCGGGTGGACACCCCCATGGAGGCGGCCCGGGTCTACCTCCGGGCCCGGGCCTTGGGCCTCGGGGGGGTGCTCCTGGTGAACCCCGTTTCCCAGGGCCTCCCTTATGAGCGGGTGGCCCTTTGGGTGGAGGAGGCGGGCCGGATGGCGGCCCGGGAGGGGGTCTTCGGGAAGGCCCTCACCCCCTACCTCCTGAGGAAGCTCTCGGAGCTCTCCTCGGGGGAGACGGACCGGGTCAACCGGAGGCTCCTCCTGGAGAACGCCCGCCTTGCGGCCCGGGTCGCCCTGGCCCTGGCGGGGCTAGAATAG
- a CDS encoding DUF4388 domain-containing protein, producing MEGDFRLLGPIDLLQLLAQGGKTGAFRVEGGEVYLERGRPVHAAYGGVEGAEALLAVLALKEGRFRFFPGEAAPRRTLEGPLEAYLLEAVRRLGEGVEVGPFDLVRPTAAGLEAQATLEPEAFALLQAASGGKSPLDLAAATGLPLGRVLQGLGQLARLRLVEVSPRVPRTARLRVALGGKGAQVDALLLKAWREHFGRVFRVRVRAGEREVLLPVEGAEGLGVVLSLSPELLLFHGLKAGEEVLVWPEV from the coding sequence GTGGAGGGCGATTTCCGCCTCTTAGGCCCCATAGACCTCCTCCAGCTCCTCGCCCAAGGGGGGAAGACGGGGGCGTTCCGGGTGGAGGGCGGGGAGGTCTATTTGGAGCGGGGCCGCCCCGTGCACGCCGCCTATGGGGGAGTGGAGGGGGCGGAGGCCCTCCTCGCCGTCCTCGCCCTCAAGGAGGGGCGCTTCCGCTTCTTCCCGGGGGAGGCCGCGCCCAGGCGGACCCTGGAGGGCCCGCTGGAGGCCTACCTCCTGGAGGCGGTCCGGCGCCTGGGGGAGGGGGTGGAGGTGGGGCCCTTTGACCTGGTGCGGCCCACGGCGGCGGGCCTCGAGGCCCAGGCCACCCTCGAGCCCGAGGCCTTCGCCCTGCTCCAGGCGGCCTCCGGGGGGAAGAGCCCCTTGGACCTCGCGGCGGCCACGGGGCTTCCCCTGGGCCGGGTGCTCCAGGGGCTTGGGCAGCTCGCCCGCCTGCGGCTCGTGGAGGTCTCCCCCCGGGTGCCCCGCACCGCCAGGCTCCGGGTGGCCTTAGGGGGGAAGGGGGCCCAGGTGGACGCCCTCCTCCTTAAAGCCTGGCGGGAGCACTTCGGCCGGGTCTTCCGGGTCCGCGTCCGGGCCGGGGAGCGGGAGGTCCTCCTGCCCGTGGAGGGCGCCGAGGGCCTCGGGGTGGTGCTCAGCCTCTCCCCGGAGCTCCTCCTCTTCCACGGCCTGAAGGCGGGGGAGGAGGTCCTGGTCTGGCCCGAGGTATAG
- a CDS encoding fructosamine kinase family protein, with the protein MDPLALLRKAGLEAEGPALPLHGGDISRVWRVGRFVVKTAQDPPPGLFRAEARGLQALAERGVRVPRVHWVGEEGLVLAYLEPGPEDWEGLARTLAALHRRREGSYLAEPGFLGTFPLPGREGGEWTAFFYERCVLPLLEATWDRLQGLGPKVEALYQRPLPAEGPAPLHGDLWHGNVYFAREGPALLDPSFFVGERGVDLAMMRLFGGFPRRFWEVYGELYPVPEEVERALPRYQVYYLLAHVHFFGQGYLGALWRAISAS; encoded by the coding sequence ATGGATCCCCTAGCCCTGCTGCGGAAGGCCGGGCTTGAGGCGGAAGGCCCGGCCCTCCCCCTCCACGGGGGGGACATCTCCCGGGTGTGGCGGGTGGGGCGGTTCGTGGTGAAGACGGCCCAGGACCCCCCGCCCGGCCTCTTCCGGGCCGAGGCCCGGGGGCTTCAGGCCCTGGCCGAGCGGGGGGTGCGGGTGCCCCGGGTCCACTGGGTGGGGGAGGAGGGCCTGGTCCTGGCCTACCTGGAGCCGGGGCCCGAGGACTGGGAGGGCCTGGCCCGGACGCTCGCGGCCCTCCACCGGAGGCGGGAGGGGAGCTACCTGGCCGAGCCCGGCTTCCTCGGCACCTTCCCCCTTCCTGGGCGGGAGGGCGGGGAGTGGACCGCCTTCTTCTACGAGCGGTGCGTCCTCCCCCTCCTCGAGGCCACCTGGGACCGGCTTCAGGGCCTCGGCCCCAAGGTGGAGGCCCTCTACCAAAGGCCCCTTCCCGCCGAGGGCCCCGCGCCCCTCCACGGGGACCTCTGGCACGGGAACGTCTACTTCGCCCGGGAGGGGCCGGCCCTCCTGGACCCCTCCTTCTTCGTGGGGGAGCGGGGGGTGGACCTGGCCATGATGCGCCTTTTCGGGGGGTTTCCCCGGAGGTTCTGGGAGGTCTACGGGGAGCTTTACCCCGTCCCCGAGGAGGTGGAGAGGGCCCTTCCCCGCTACCAGGTCTACTACCTCCTGGCCCACGTCCACTTCTTCGGCCAGGGCTACTTGGGGGCGCTGTGGAGGGCGATTTCCGCCTCTTAG
- a CDS encoding low molecular weight protein-tyrosine-phosphatase gives MDRPVRVLFVCLGNICRSPMAEGIFRKLLKERGLEDRFEVDSAGTGAWHVGEPMDPRARRVLEEEGAYFPHVARRLTREDVLAYDHILVMDRENLEEVLRRFPEARGKVRLVLEELGGGEVQDPYYGDLEDFREVYWTLEAALQAFLDRHGSPSPAAEGRA, from the coding sequence ATGGACCGGCCCGTGCGCGTCCTCTTCGTCTGCCTGGGAAACATCTGCCGTAGCCCCATGGCCGAGGGCATCTTCCGCAAGCTCCTGAAGGAGCGGGGCCTCGAGGACCGCTTTGAGGTGGACTCGGCGGGCACCGGGGCCTGGCACGTGGGCGAGCCCATGGACCCCCGGGCGAGGCGGGTGTTGGAGGAGGAGGGGGCCTACTTCCCCCACGTGGCCCGGAGGCTCACCCGGGAGGACGTCCTGGCCTACGACCACATCCTGGTCATGGACCGGGAGAACCTGGAGGAGGTCCTGAGGCGCTTCCCCGAGGCCCGGGGCAAGGTGCGCCTGGTGCTGGAGGAGCTCGGCGGGGGCGAGGTCCAGGACCCCTACTACGGGGATCTGGAGGATTTCCGGGAGGTCTACTGGACCCTGGAGGCGGCCTTGCAGGCCTTCTTGGACCGGCATGGATCCCCTAGCCCTGCTGCGGAAGGCCGGGCTTGA
- a CDS encoding sensor histidine kinase, translating into MTEHSLYRLVRLAQRLLPPAIALVVLAFELALSPFDHTSALFWLRLGFYGLVGPLVTYAVLEWIAQEVLEKARAERALEEANRRLLASERVFREALASENLEEAVLRIARGLEETLGYPVALEAEGVRSGEGCGGRRVALPGLKGHLEACGDGTDQVFLEVLAHEVAGALQAVVARSRDLLTLFEVDQALKAEANLDRLLEGLLDRIRAWAGAEGGGVLLLDEEGFLLARVVQGLALPSHPFLPEGAWKAALQGPVFVEKGVLALPLKAREPVGVLVLKGEDLSRRIPFLSFLASQVALAVRNAQAYLKAEELAINEERTRIAREIHDGLAQSLAFMALKLDLVERLWEKDKEAALGALAEVRETLRAQIREVRRSIFALRPIDLERYGFLESLRRYAQAFAEQAGFRVQLSLPERVGLSQASELVLFRVLQEALTNAAKHARPTRVEVVLEPLGERGARLVVRDNGRGFAVPEAQGLGGFGLTQMRERVEARGGRFWVVSAPGRGTEVGAEVPY; encoded by the coding sequence ATGACGGAGCATAGCCTCTACCGCCTCGTCCGCCTGGCCCAAAGGCTTCTGCCCCCCGCCATCGCCCTGGTGGTCCTGGCCTTTGAGCTCGCCCTTTCCCCCTTTGACCACACCAGCGCCCTCTTCTGGCTCCGTCTGGGCTTCTACGGCCTCGTGGGACCCCTGGTCACCTACGCGGTCCTGGAGTGGATCGCCCAGGAGGTCCTGGAGAAGGCCCGGGCCGAGCGGGCCCTGGAGGAGGCGAACCGGAGGCTCCTCGCCTCGGAGCGGGTCTTCCGCGAGGCCCTGGCGAGCGAGAACCTGGAGGAGGCGGTGCTGCGCATCGCCCGGGGCCTGGAGGAGACCCTGGGCTACCCCGTGGCCCTCGAGGCCGAGGGGGTGCGCTCGGGGGAGGGGTGCGGGGGCCGGCGGGTGGCCCTGCCCGGGCTTAAGGGGCACTTGGAGGCCTGCGGGGACGGGACGGACCAGGTCTTCCTGGAGGTCCTGGCCCACGAGGTAGCGGGGGCGCTCCAGGCGGTGGTGGCCCGGAGCCGCGACCTCCTCACCCTCTTTGAGGTGGACCAGGCCCTGAAGGCCGAGGCCAACCTGGACCGGCTTCTGGAGGGGCTTTTGGACCGGATCCGCGCCTGGGCGGGGGCCGAGGGGGGTGGGGTCCTCCTTTTGGACGAGGAGGGCTTTCTCCTGGCCCGGGTGGTCCAGGGGCTTGCCCTTCCCTCCCACCCCTTCCTCCCCGAGGGGGCCTGGAAGGCGGCGCTCCAGGGCCCGGTCTTCGTGGAAAAGGGGGTCCTGGCCCTCCCCTTGAAGGCGCGGGAGCCCGTGGGGGTGCTCGTCCTCAAGGGCGAGGACCTCTCCCGGCGCATCCCCTTCCTCTCCTTCCTCGCCTCCCAGGTGGCCCTGGCGGTGCGGAACGCCCAGGCCTACCTGAAGGCGGAGGAGCTCGCCATCAACGAGGAGCGCACCCGCATCGCCCGGGAGATCCACGACGGCCTCGCCCAAAGCCTCGCCTTCATGGCCCTGAAGCTGGACCTGGTGGAACGGCTTTGGGAGAAGGACAAAGAGGCGGCCCTGGGGGCCCTCGCCGAGGTGCGGGAGACCCTTAGGGCCCAGATCCGGGAGGTGCGCCGGAGCATCTTCGCCCTCCGGCCCATTGACCTGGAGCGCTACGGCTTTTTGGAGTCCTTGCGCCGTTACGCCCAGGCCTTCGCCGAGCAGGCGGGCTTTAGGGTCCAGCTTTCCCTTCCCGAGCGCGTGGGCCTCTCCCAGGCGAGCGAGCTCGTCCTCTTCCGCGTCCTGCAGGAGGCCCTCACCAACGCCGCCAAGCACGCCAGGCCCACCCGGGTGGAGGTGGTGTTGGAGCCCTTGGGGGAGCGGGGGGCGAGGCTCGTGGTGCGGGACAACGGCCGGGGCTTCGCCGTCCCCGAGGCCCAGGGCCTGGGCGGGTTCGGCCTCACCCAGATGCGCGAAAGGGTGGAGGCCCGGGGCGGAAGGTTCTGGGTGGTCTCGGCGCCGGGGCGGGGGACGGAGGTGGGGGCGGAGGTGCCTTACTGA
- a CDS encoding RNA methyltransferase: MERVRIVLVEPQEPMNLGAVARAMRNFGLSRLYVVNPPPRVGPPWAKEAYWLAVHAEEVLEKAQVAGSLLEALRGAQLVVATTGRPREVYPAPVAPAWEVADRVAAFPGEVALVFGRETFGLTNEELELAHLIGYIPTAPEQPSLNLAQAVVVFAYELFKRQGKGVGLREGGEPAPVEALEAFFQDLGRYILEIGFTDERRFPYAMRRLRRIFHKAGLTLGEVQMLRGLLHQSRFAQRRKDDGA; this comes from the coding sequence GTGGAGCGGGTGAGGATCGTCCTGGTGGAGCCCCAGGAGCCGATGAACCTGGGGGCGGTGGCCCGGGCCATGCGGAACTTCGGGCTTTCCCGCCTCTACGTGGTGAACCCCCCGCCCCGGGTGGGCCCGCCCTGGGCCAAGGAGGCCTACTGGCTCGCCGTCCACGCCGAGGAGGTGCTGGAGAAGGCCCAGGTGGCGGGAAGCCTCCTGGAGGCCCTTCGGGGGGCGCAGCTCGTGGTGGCCACCACGGGCCGTCCCCGGGAGGTCTACCCCGCCCCCGTCGCCCCGGCCTGGGAGGTGGCGGACCGGGTGGCGGCCTTCCCGGGGGAGGTGGCCTTGGTCTTCGGGCGGGAGACCTTCGGCCTCACCAACGAGGAGCTGGAGCTCGCCCACCTCATCGGCTACATCCCCACGGCCCCGGAGCAGCCCTCCTTGAACCTGGCCCAGGCGGTGGTGGTCTTCGCCTACGAGCTCTTTAAGCGCCAGGGAAAGGGGGTGGGCCTGAGGGAGGGGGGCGAGCCCGCCCCGGTGGAGGCCCTCGAGGCCTTCTTCCAGGACCTGGGGCGGTACATCCTGGAGATCGGCTTCACCGACGAGCGCCGCTTCCCCTACGCCATGCGCCGCCTCCGGCGGATCTTCCACAAGGCCGGCCTCACCCTGGGGGAGGTCCAGATGCTCCGGGGCCTCCTCCACCAGAGCCGCTTCGCCCAGAGGAGAAAGGATGACGGAGCATAG